TTACTGAAAAAAACCGCGCGGACGTTGGAAAACGAAACTTCCAGGCCTAGGTCGTACGTCGATTCAGCCGCTAAAACAACGGTAGACGTCGCGGGTACGGCTAGCAAACGTTGGAGTGGCGTGCACATGGGTTCTAAGCTGGCAACGGCCTTCGAACGGCTGGACAATATTGACGAGAGGATCCAGTGAGTgtagtatatatactaaaatataagaataatcgtttaaacagtttaaactaagaataaaatataatgtaatactagGAAAGTgaaagtataacattttaagaaaagttaagttttaatttttacatcagAACCTCAGTATAAATTTTTGCGTGAAGacgtatttttaacaaataaaataacattttaacagtgaaacttaattgtttatttcaaaacaattcaaatttaaattttaaaataattaaaacaacggattttataacgatatttaacttttttctagccttataatagtaataagacAATTCAGTTTAGGTGCAACGACATGGTGAGAAGGAGAGGTCAATGATttgattattagatatttaaagtttttccaTTCTCGCGATTACttctaaattatagtatatagtgcCATGAAATGTTTAGACATTTCTGATCTTTTCAAACTTCAATTCCTCTCCTGTCTCTTTTATATGATTCGGTTTGCATAATTTGTATGGCTGATATGTTCGTAACAGACCGGAAACGACCGAGCTTTGCCACAGTAGCAGTGACGGCATCAAGGAGACGCCCGTGAAAGGACAGCGGTTCAGACGGCTTCAGATGAAATGGGAGCTGCTTAGCACCAAGGACCTGACGTTAGACACCCCTGATTTTGATGGACCTCGGGGCGAGTCGACGAGCGctaggtatttatattgtaatacattttttacctgCTACTGGCGTACTGATTAGTGTATACCTAGTAACTACATattgataatgaataatgatataaatgctACACTGATGTTTGGATTTTTgaacaattgtttaatattttcattacgttttaatagtattaactatCAACTAcgtttttgataaattcattGTTGAACTGCGTTAAACACACATATTAAAATCTTATCGTGGACTTGTCAAACCTTCAATAGTATTATCctctacaattttttaataggttaatttttctaaaattacacaaaaatcataaaaactgattttacttgaatgtttttttataaattatgttgctTGTGAGTCTTagacagaaaataaatattgtgctGAAGGAGATGCCAAACTCgtgtaataacataaaaacttaaaaagcaTATTTATGCATCAAAAGCAGTTGTCAAAGTCAAACTgctatctattaaaaaaatgtttaatcgaATCATCGATTTCGCCCTACACAGGAGAGCCGCTGTCAAGTCACGCATACCACGGCCAGTTTTATCGCCGGTCCAACAACCTGGTCCCGATGCATTCAGCAACAGTAAGCGTCCGATGACGGCCACTTACAGAGCCGATTCCCCGACATCACCGTCTGGCAATACCAACAATAAAATCGAACACACTTCTAACAGGTCGGTGTACACCACTATTATACTCGCCTACTATATAACGTACATTACTTATTTGGCGATTTTAAATTCTGTGATAGGTTGGGGAgggattgtataatttaatcaattgtaTAAACAGCGGAGTAGCGTGAAACTTAGTGGTTCTAGAGCTTATAGATGACGGAGGTTTTATtaagctaataaataataaaataataataataatgtaaataacttactaattataaatatatttaaaataatagaattgtaaacataaaaaggaatttttcaaacatttgtttgatttaaaattatattattatgtgcccAAAGTAATGCTCAATAACAtagatattcaaattttgaatataagcatacatttgtataattttaacctTTTCCCGTCGCCCGCAGTTTATATCGCTTCtccttaaatagttaaaaaaaatctaaataattgaaaattaaagtccttaagtatacttaaaagtgCCAAAAATCAgtataagaataaatttattattaaaaaggtaaaaatggAGGTGAGCTTCAAGCTCGCGGTAAATCTTTCTATATTTAGTGTATTTAATTGTGAactaatatcttaattttcaatttagaaTCTAAAACCACGTTgtggttaaatttttaaaataattatataatattatttaaaaaaaactgaccatttttataatttagggtTAATAATATGcggatttttttgtgtaattaattttaattttttggattttttaaacGAATGATGGTCATTCTATTACAAACTTCGAAGAccctatagtattattatcatttaccgACTTTGACTGTTTCTCTGAATTTTCAGAATTAGAAAACCGCCGCCAGCGTCCGCTTCGAAAGCTACACGACCCAGCAGCTTATCGCAtaggacgacgacgacgacgacctgTAGGGGGGAGCCCGTTCGTTACGTGCGGACCCTTTCACACCGGCTGTCGGCCGACAACGGACATTTGTCTTTCAACGAAGGAGAGAAGTTGCAGCTCGTCCTGGACGTGGACGACAAATGGATACTTTGTTGTCGCGGTGCGCGCAAAGGTCTTGTGCCCAGGTCATCCGTACTGATGGTTTCTAAGTGAGACTCGCCGGTGGTTGTCGTGTATAGTGGCCGCCCGGCACATTCcgcaatgatattattataataatcgactTTGATTATAATTGCGCGTTTAATTTATCGTCTATTAATATGTTTCTCTTTCGTTTTTAATGGTCTCATTTTCCttgtattttgtgtttatttccGTGTATAGAGTACtactacgataatattatgtatattttttttgtttttgtttaatatgttttgcaaactattacattaatattgacCGACGGTTCGTGATTATGGGATAGTGTTATGATGTTGTGtgcatatcataataatataggcgtCCAAGCGCAATCGTCGATTTGCTGctttgtttgtttttcttgattatttttttgttttgtttttttattcttaacaatttataccagtcttttttttctttttacgaAATGAAATTCGcactttacaaaaaataaaactattatccGCAGTCGCACTTATGTGGGGGGACGTGTCGTTAGGTGCTTTTTATGATATGTTGTCGTGTTGTGTTGTTCTTGTGCactgtgaaaaattaatttttatgttcttATAAATCAtgcaaatatttgttattcaaaCACATAGCCCTTCttgtaattttaactaaatttcttatacatacctaataagtaataggtatgtatatattaatatatattctagtTACAAGAGTCGATGCCTTATTTATAATGCTTATTT
This sequence is a window from Rhopalosiphum maidis isolate BTI-1 chromosome 1, ASM367621v3, whole genome shotgun sequence. Protein-coding genes within it:
- the LOC113549608 gene encoding uncharacterized protein LOC113549608, giving the protein MKFNAFIFGLLNVGGLDAWLSYMRTRESVWQKYYNRNALFVRANFGCTLHRDLVDRLIASARPLAKYRPAFDPLYECRKLHESLSNINNRTSWLLKKTARTLENETSRPRSYVDSAAKTTVDVAGTASKRWSGVHMGSKLATAFERLDNIDERIQPETTELCHSSSDGIKETPVKGQRFRRLQMKWELLSTKDLTLDTPDFDGPRGESTSARRAAVKSRIPRPVLSPVQQPGPDAFSNSKRPMTATYRADSPTSPSGNTNNKIEHTSNRIRKPPPASASKATRPSSLSHRTTTTTTCRGEPVRYVRTLSHRLSADNGHLSFNEGEKLQLVLDVDDKWILCCRGARKGLVPRSSVLMVSK